A single window of Rubripirellula lacrimiformis DNA harbors:
- a CDS encoding HEAT repeat domain-containing protein, with amino-acid sequence MFEDSLDQLLGDQADPVAAGWRLRELAEAANGHAPALIQELVQRTADLGTSDAAIAGGLLRVVHTTILQAGAEEVAKLDIDTIQKLETSLPAGTPNRYLLLHLLAMIRSPQALDRLVSILQVAPPEKWIEAAQVLSPLMQHDDWPVEAVYPAILDALQHPSLASPLLDLANYLYRNGRSPVHPAADRLATLNVLLGEISGRLAQFEENPRSFGDDVDTVQAKLGEAVALAVSLCDTVGMLGDETSIGKLNQTVELKHRRVQCEAAGALARLGDEAGQKRLIELAGEPSARLRAIHYCDELGIGDEIEERYRSDEAKAEAEIALYLSQPTQMGVPPTSVEVVDSKRMLWPSFNDPVDVFLVRFEYNFGERIYSNVGVTGPVTFTMSTDVADFSMADIYAIYAGWHAEHDDIFAVAAEHLNDGQIRVMNALQKHLEHLGYESISPSLLGLFLDEKAGIFTATRESKPCVVVTDGLETIDHPTGGRIRPITPADLFHLYKGRKMLRTFNP; translated from the coding sequence GTGTTTGAAGACTCTCTTGATCAACTCCTAGGCGACCAAGCCGATCCGGTCGCCGCCGGTTGGCGACTGCGTGAACTTGCCGAAGCCGCCAACGGGCACGCCCCCGCGTTGATCCAGGAATTGGTTCAGCGGACCGCTGATTTGGGGACATCCGACGCTGCGATCGCTGGTGGTTTACTGCGAGTGGTCCACACGACGATTTTGCAGGCTGGCGCCGAAGAAGTCGCCAAACTGGACATCGACACGATCCAGAAACTGGAAACGTCGCTGCCCGCCGGCACCCCCAATCGCTACCTGCTGCTGCATCTATTGGCGATGATCCGCAGCCCACAAGCGTTGGACCGTTTGGTTTCGATCCTGCAGGTGGCGCCACCGGAGAAGTGGATCGAGGCGGCCCAGGTCCTCAGCCCACTGATGCAACACGACGATTGGCCCGTCGAAGCGGTCTATCCCGCCATCCTGGACGCGCTGCAACATCCATCGCTGGCATCGCCCCTATTGGACCTAGCCAACTACCTCTATCGCAATGGCCGGTCACCGGTGCACCCGGCCGCCGACCGATTGGCAACCCTGAACGTGTTGCTGGGGGAAATCAGCGGACGATTGGCACAGTTCGAAGAAAACCCACGCAGCTTCGGCGACGATGTCGACACGGTCCAAGCCAAACTTGGCGAAGCGGTCGCGCTAGCGGTATCGTTGTGCGACACCGTCGGCATGCTGGGCGACGAAACATCGATCGGAAAGCTGAACCAAACGGTTGAACTGAAACACCGACGCGTGCAATGCGAGGCCGCAGGAGCCTTGGCCCGGCTGGGCGACGAAGCCGGTCAAAAGCGTTTGATCGAACTGGCCGGCGAACCATCGGCTCGGCTGCGGGCGATCCATTACTGCGATGAACTGGGCATCGGCGACGAAATCGAAGAACGCTATCGCAGCGACGAAGCCAAAGCCGAAGCCGAGATCGCGCTGTACCTTAGTCAGCCAACCCAAATGGGCGTCCCACCGACATCGGTGGAAGTGGTCGATTCCAAGCGGATGCTGTGGCCCAGTTTCAACGACCCCGTTGACGTTTTTCTGGTGCGTTTCGAATACAACTTTGGCGAACGCATTTACAGCAACGTCGGCGTCACCGGACCAGTCACATTCACCATGTCGACCGACGTGGCCGACTTTTCGATGGCCGACATCTATGCGATCTACGCTGGGTGGCACGCGGAACACGACGACATATTCGCCGTCGCCGCCGAACATCTTAACGACGGCCAAATCCGCGTGATGAACGCGCTGCAGAAACACCTCGAACACCTGGGCTATGAATCCATCAGCCCGTCCTTGCTAGGACTGTTCTTGGATGAAAAGGCGGGGATCTTTACGGCGACGCGTGAAAGCAAACCCTGCGTCGTCGTCACCGATGGCTTGGAAACCATCGACCATCCCACCGGTGGTCGCATCCGCCCGATCACCCCGGCGGACCTGTTCCACCTGTACAAGGGCCGAAAGATGCTGCGAACGTTCAATCCCTAG
- a CDS encoding DUF1559 domain-containing protein, whose amino-acid sequence MHHFQNSQSRCALAASRRRGFTLVELLVVIAIIGVLVGLLLPAVQAAREAARRMSCSNNFKQLGLALHNYHSAYNQLPRQYGGTWSDGNTPTDMNNRMQLSFLVGLTPFMEQQALWEQISNPNQSRVDGGTQSPPFPSMGAAPYVDQYVPWNTEIPTLRCPSDPGVGEPSMGRTNYAACLGDSIDMMDSGPIQINNGVLVRPTPSSVAQRAQAGCRGVFVAHRDMRFRDILDGLSNTVMCGEIATDLGDRNNRTIAAIENDTDEIRDEPDFCFHDGLVSPLRPRFWADGTGGGTVPTLAAADQGRGFRWASAGTVFSEFNTILPPNRELCLGGDPGDGVYVPGVATISSYHQGGAHILLSDGAVSFITDSIDAGDIHIGNVWSGGTGGAAVGSASPYGLWGSLGTRASGEVVSQDF is encoded by the coding sequence ATGCATCATTTTCAAAACAGTCAGTCTCGCTGCGCGCTCGCAGCATCTCGTCGTCGCGGTTTTACGTTGGTCGAATTGTTGGTGGTGATCGCCATCATCGGTGTGCTGGTCGGTCTGCTGTTGCCAGCGGTTCAGGCGGCTCGCGAAGCGGCGCGTCGGATGAGCTGTAGCAACAATTTCAAGCAGCTTGGCTTGGCACTGCACAACTACCATTCGGCCTACAACCAATTGCCGCGCCAATACGGTGGCACTTGGTCCGACGGAAACACGCCAACCGACATGAACAACCGCATGCAGTTGTCGTTCCTGGTCGGGCTGACTCCGTTCATGGAACAGCAAGCCCTGTGGGAACAAATCTCCAATCCCAACCAGTCGCGTGTCGATGGCGGAACCCAATCGCCGCCGTTTCCGTCGATGGGCGCGGCGCCCTACGTCGATCAATACGTGCCTTGGAATACCGAAATTCCAACGCTTCGATGTCCTAGCGATCCGGGTGTCGGCGAACCATCGATGGGACGCACCAACTATGCCGCCTGCCTGGGCGATTCGATTGACATGATGGATTCGGGCCCTATCCAGATCAACAATGGGGTCCTGGTTCGTCCGACGCCATCCTCGGTTGCCCAGCGTGCCCAGGCCGGATGCCGGGGTGTGTTTGTCGCGCACCGTGATATGCGATTCCGCGACATCTTGGATGGCCTGTCCAACACCGTCATGTGCGGCGAAATCGCGACCGACCTGGGCGACCGAAACAACCGCACGATCGCGGCGATCGAGAACGATACGGACGAAATTCGTGACGAACCCGACTTCTGTTTTCATGACGGACTGGTCAGCCCGCTGCGTCCAAGATTTTGGGCCGACGGAACCGGTGGTGGGACCGTGCCGACCTTGGCTGCGGCTGATCAAGGTCGTGGGTTTCGTTGGGCTTCCGCTGGTACGGTGTTCAGCGAATTCAACACGATCTTGCCGCCCAACCGCGAACTCTGTCTCGGTGGCGATCCTGGCGACGGGGTTTATGTCCCCGGTGTGGCAACGATCAGCAGCTATCACCAAGGCGGCGCCCACATCTTGCTATCCGATGGCGCAGTCTCCTTCATCACCGATTCGATCGATGCCGGCGACATCCATATCGGCAATGTTTGGTCCGGTGGCACCGGTGGGGCGGCGGTTGGAAGTGCCAGCCCCTACGGGCTGTGGGGCAGCCTGGGCACGCGTGCTTCGGGTGAAGTCGTCAGCCAAGATTTCTAG
- a CDS encoding DinB family protein: protein MNNIASRRPQPEEFAETLSASVYQRDQVEKVDGECALAVLRGQLHWICELTGHLSTGQIDRIHAPYSWTIRQVLAHCLDAERVFGYRMMRIAAGDSTPLPGWDENAYADSRFGLGNFTNLTSELVALRQSNLWLLQRIVPQAWDRSAEVSGNRMTVRAIAWLTAGHLQHHFQIIEERCETKVARTPPPMMPPQEPAKASTETPMSS, encoded by the coding sequence ATGAACAACATTGCCAGTCGACGGCCGCAACCGGAAGAGTTCGCAGAAACGCTGTCGGCATCGGTTTACCAGCGAGATCAGGTCGAAAAAGTCGACGGTGAATGCGCGCTGGCGGTACTAAGGGGCCAACTGCACTGGATCTGCGAATTGACGGGGCACCTCAGCACCGGCCAGATCGATCGGATCCACGCACCGTATTCGTGGACGATCCGCCAGGTCCTGGCCCACTGTTTGGATGCCGAACGGGTGTTTGGATATCGCATGATGCGAATTGCCGCCGGCGACTCGACTCCGCTGCCCGGATGGGACGAAAACGCCTACGCCGACAGCCGGTTTGGGCTGGGTAATTTCACCAACCTGACCAGCGAACTGGTAGCACTGCGACAGTCCAACCTGTGGCTGCTGCAGCGGATTGTGCCCCAAGCATGGGATCGGTCCGCCGAAGTTTCGGGGAACCGGATGACGGTTCGAGCGATCGCTTGGTTGACCGCTGGACACCTGCAGCACCACTTCCAGATCATCGAAGAACGATGTGAAACGAAAGTTGCACGAACACCGCCGCCGATGATGCCCCCACAGGAACCGGCAAAGGCATCGACCGAAACGCCGATGTCATCCTGA